AAGACACCCTGTTTTTGTGGATATGTAACACTCTGCAGTATATGGAAACATCACAGCAGGGAGGTGTTGCCTTTCTTGGTATGCATTCAACACCTGCCAATTGACACAATTGGGTGCGCTTTGCTGCTTGAAGTCGATTCATACTATAGCTAGCTCGTTTTGGCCTTATCGAGTGCCACGGTTCTGTGAAAAAGGTGTGCTTTTAGACTACGACTATCACGGATCGAATCAACATACTCAATACTTGGTGTTATAGCGTTTTTGTGGGCAACTGATCCATAAAACGCAGTTGATAATCCCTGTTTAGCGTGGAGTCATTCGGTGGTTGTATGCAAGAACTCATTTCGCCGGTTTAGTTTCTTGTACACGGTGGAGTTGATTGAAACATTGATTCACAGATGGCACGAACATGTCTCACTTTTTTCACGGCTTCCTTCCCAAGAGTGGAAAGGTAGTATGCCGTGGTGAGGCCACTGATTCCACCGCCGAGAACGACGACTGTTGCCATTTCGTGAGCTTTCCTGCAATGAGTAAAGCGTAATATGAATTCAATTTGCACGTTTATTCCCGCAGTCCACTTCTCCGCAGTCAAGCAACAGGCTGAGGACACATTGAACCACTGGGCGGTAACTAAGAACGCGAGTCTATTATCACTTACGGGATTTAAAGGTCGCTCGGTGACAAATGAATTAGTGACCCGAAAAAGTCACTTCAAAGACAACTTTGATGCGCTCTTTGAACTAGCATAGCTTTCATACAATTAAAAAATTCCGCCTTGCACCGAGTGCACGCCCGCaggtaaaacaaaacaaatcagCACCTCGTGACTAACGCATGGGTAACAGATACGCACGTGCTCAAAGTGCATTCACACCCACAAGATTGGCACACGTGCGCCTACGTGCATTCGCCATGCCGCCTTACATCTagttttttgtttcgtttttgtgGAGAGCTTTCTCAGTACTGTTGCGCTGGCTGTCAATATATATTACGTTGTGTATAAGTGTGCTTGTTATTTGTTGGAGTAACATATAAAAACAACTACTTTTAATGTCTAAGTGCGTGGGAGCACTAGTGCGCCATTAGTGGTGCCCATATTTGGTTAAAATCAGCCCGAAGAGCAAGCCTGCGTTGCAACCGGCGGCCGCCAGCCCAACCGGCGCTCGCGCATGCGCATACTTCACGTTTTGTTCCCGGCGGCGTGATTCTTTGACGCGCCTACTACCACCTCATTCATTTTCGGTCAAGGGCTCTCCGAACCCTTGTTTACAAACGTAGAAAGATGATGCAGGCGCCGATCATTCTGCTCAAAGAAGGCACAGAGAATTCCCAAGGGAAGCCGCAGGTAATCAGTAACATCAATGCCTGTCAAGCAATAGCCGACGCTGTTAGGACTACGCTCGGCCCTCGTGGGATGGACAAGCTCATTGTCGATAGTTCTGGAAAGACGACCATTTCCAACGATGGTGCTACGATTATGAAGCAGCTCGACATCGTTCACCCTGCCGCCAGGACGCTGACGGATATCGCCAAGTCCCAAGACTCCGAAGTGGGCGATGGTACGACGACGGTCGTACTTTTGGCCAGCGAGTTCCTCAAGCAGTGCAAGCCTTACGTCGAAGAGAGCATCCATCCCCAAGTAATCATTCGCAGCTTGCGAAAAGCGCTCGAGCTGGCGGTGGCCAAAATTCGCGAGATCGCTGTTACTGTTCAGAAGGGCAAAGAACAGCGCGAACTCCTCGAACGATGCGCTATGACAACGCTCGGCTCAAAGCTGATCGCCGGCCAGAAGGAGTTCTTTGCTCGGATGGTCGTGGACGCCGTCATGCAGTTGGACGAATTGCTGCCGCTCAACATGATTGGCATCAAGAAGGTGCAGGGAGGGGCACTCGAGGACTCCATGCTCGTGTCGGGCGTCGCCTTCAAGAAGACCTTCTCGTACGCAGGTTTCGAGATGCAGCCCAAGAAATACGAGAACCCGAAGATCGCGCTCCTCAATGTCGAGCTGGAGCTGAAGGCTGAGCGCGACAATGCCGAGGTGCGTGTGCAGAGCGTTCAGGAGTACCAGAACGTCGTGGACGCCGAGTGGGAAGTGCTGTACGAGAAGCTGCGCAAGATTCACGAGAGCGGGGCGCGGGTCGTCCTCTCCAAGTTGCCCATCGGAGACGTGGCCACGCAGTTCTTCGCCGACAGGGACATGTTCTGCGCGGGCCGGGTGACAGACGAAGACCTGCGGCGTACAGCCAAGGCGTGCGGCGGCGCCATCCTTTCGACGGTGTTTGACCTGCAGGAGTCCAACCTGGGCAGCTGCGCGCTGCTCGAGGAGATCCAGATCGGCGGCGAACGTTACAATCTCTTCACTGGCTGCCCACAAACGCGTACCGTCACCATCATCCTCCGTGGCGGCGCCGAGCAGTTCATTGACGAAACGGAGAGGTCTCTGCACGACGCCATCATGATTGTCCGCCGTGCACTGAAAAACGACTCTGTTGTAGCCGGCGGCGGTGCTATCGAAATGGAGCTCTCCAAACATCTGCGGGACTATTCGCGTTCCGTGGCCGGTAAGGAGCAACTTCTGGTAGCTGCCGTGGCAAAGGCGCTCGAGGTGATCCCAAGACAGCTGTGCGACAATGCTGGCATCGATGCCACCACCCTGCTAAACAAGCTGCGACAGCGACACGCCGCTGGCGAGATTTGGGCGGGCGTCGACATTCTGCAAGGTGACGTCGCGGATAACCTAAAGGCCTGTGTTTGGGAGCCAGCCGTGGTGAAGATAAATGCCCTGGTAGCAGCCACCGACGCCGCTTGCCTTGTCCTCTCGGTGGATGAAACGATCAAAGCACCCAAGTCTGGAGGTGATGACGATGGGGGTCGTGGAAGACCCTtctgaactttctttttcttttcccttgTCTGACCACCAATAAAGTCGTGTTAAGTTAACTTTGTAACCCTGTTTTTGTGTCTTCTTTCGGGTGATGAAAACCTTTAGTCCCAGATATGTGCAAACTCTTAGTATATTTATAGTATCAAGGACAGTGTCAGCTGAGAGAAAACCCTTAAAGAACCACAAGGATTTTTCAGACAGTAATTTTCCTTGCAACATTATGAATTGGATATGATTCCACCAAACATCAAGGAAGGGTGCAGTGAAAGCAATGATTTTCGGTAAAAGAACACTTATACATATTTTTGCACTTAGTGTTCTTTTGTGTAACAAATGCAATGGTTTGTCATCTATTATTGACACGTGTTCTATAGATCTACTATTAACTGAAACGTGGCTTACCTCGGCAATCACTGACCATGAAATACTGCATTGCGAATCGGAGTACAAATTTTATCACTCCGACCGTACTGGCCGTCCAGGCGGCGGTGTATTAATAGCTGTTAATAACTGTTGTTTCTAATGTGATAATGGTTGACAGTAATTTAGAATTATTAGTGCATGTATTTTTATAGGGCATAAAATGTTTATCCTCAGCGTATGTTACAGACCGCCAATATCTTCTACAACGGTTTGTCAGGAACTACATGATGTCCTAAATAAGCTAACTGTGCAATTTCCCAAATGccctttatttctttttgggGACTCTAATTTACCTGTTATTAACTGGACTACTGACCCGCCAGACCTTGCGGCAAACTCGATGGAATGTTAGTCATTTTTAAATATCTCTGGATTTAAACCTTAGGCAACTCGTCCTTGAGCCTACCCGTTGCCCACCACATTCTGCTAATGGTACTAGATTTGCTGCTTACAACTACTcggaactctttttttttttttttttttttgtgcctggcCTAAGCGATCACTGCTTTATTCACTGCAGTATTCAGGCCTGTGCGCCTCACAAGAAGCAGGCCCAATTTATTAAAGATTATAAAAATGCGAatttctttgcaatcaataacgAACTTGCTGAATTCATCACTGACTTTATGCCCAGCTTTTACAGTCGCACCGTTCAAGGAAATTGGTCTCTCTTTAAGGAAAAAGTTGCCTACTTGATCGATCGCTACATTCCTAAAAAATGCATTGTTTCTTCTTCCAAAGATTCTTGATTTAATGCGCATCTGAAGCGCTtgttaaacaaaaagaaaaggacattCCACCAAGCGAAAGTGGCAATGACGCCCGAACGATGGCATGCCTACAAATGCACTGATTACAAGTATAAAAATGCCATTGCGCAGGCAAAAGACGTGTTCCACAATTGTACCTTGCCGACTCTGCTTAAAGATAACCCTCGGCAGTCTTGGAATGTAGTTTGTGGCAGCAGATCAACACGATTCACTAGCTCGATAGCACTGGTGATGCTAGTTCCTAATGGTGACTGCTGCAATGTGATAAATGATGCTTTTGCTTCTTACTTTTGTGGCGTAACAGCTTTGCCTATGCCAACAATTGCCGACTCTTGCTTTTTCCCAATGGATTAAATATCTGTAGATTCAGCTGGGGCGTGCAGTGCCAGATTAAGATGGGGGCTATGGGGGCTGCAGCCCCAGGCCCTCAACTTTCAGGGGCCCCGCTCGACCATCTGAAAAAAAGAATtaagagcccttcccctgtagagaaaatgggcgtaagtgaagcttgtggcaagacgacactttcgcaggcgttccgcttcatttgccctaaactcagggtcggcagcTCTTCGTTGGTGTTtagcctcaacattgcgctccaagttgcgctcccgcaacttggggtccgcggctcttcgctgaggtttcgcctgggcttcggaagccctcatgctagactcgcacgacaagcttcgattacccccattttctcgacaggtaATACAAcagctggtgattttgtctctttgggtcccacgtgtgacaagggtagttcaagggcgcgttacagatCCCCGAGCCGacagggttatgagccattgagcttggaccctttctgcactatcaccaggattggccacgtttcagcgtgacaccaccaccgccgaaacttttgagcctataaagcttcactttaaaaagttgCTGAGAGTGCTTGCTGCCCACGTTGTCATTGAAAACCGACGGCCGGGGAAACATTTTGACAGCCGTCGCGTTCATTTCGGCGAAAGCCCCGAGCTTGGCTCCGGTCTTTTCGGTACGGGGCGTTTCGGCGAAACATAGCTCTGAGCATGGCACCAAAACACCGTAATGTATGTCTTTACCATAAAAAAAATTCTAAATTGTTTAATCAACAAATAAAGATTCAGATTACAATTTCTAACAGTAGCAACAAGCAGAATGACTACTTGCAGACATGACAGAATCGCGAGAAGGACATGTACGTCGGATAATAACCGTTACATAATAGTAGAAATCACACCAAGAAATTAGTTTCCCGAACCCATCAAGATGATGTATACTTTATCACTAATCAGCGAACATAACATGTGGGCTTCGAAAAATTCAGCGTCTTAaaccagtcatcatcatcatcgtcgtcattagGACCCCCAAGTATGCAGTTAGCCCCGGGCCCCGAAATTTCTTCATTCGGCACTGGGGGTGTGCTGTCTGATAGAAGATTTAAAGCTGTCTAGCTCTGCAGGTAATGACAACATAAATTCAAAGTTCTTAAAAAGTACAAAAGTTTACTGTTCCATTATACTTGCCGAACCCAATTCACACTCTTTACAGACTTCTACTTTGCCAGATGATTGGAAGGTGGGTAAGGTGGTTCCAgttcacaaatcaggtaacacCCATTCTCCTCTAAACTACAGGCCAATATCTTTAACCAGTGCACCCTGTAAACTTCTCGAACACATCATTTGTTCAAACTTGGTATCTTTCCTTGAATCAAATATGTTTTTTCGTCTCGTCAACACGGTTTCAGGAAAGCACTTCTCTTGTGAAACACAGTTACTCTCTTTACTAACGACCTTTTTGGAGCTTTCGAGAAAAATTTGATAACCAATTGCATCTTTTTAGACTTCACTAAACCCTTCGACACTGCTGTCACACAATCTCCTTCTTCTAAAAATGAGCAAGCTGAATATAGATCCTAATATCCTTGACTGGATTCAATGCTTTCTTACCAACCGCTTACAGTACGTTCACGCTAATGATTATGACTCTCCTACTGTTCTTGTTACatcaggcgtaccacagggattgGTTTTGGGTCCATTACTATTtcttatttatattaatgacttccGTGTCGGTATTCACTCTAGCATTAAGCGGGGgtttgctgatgattgcgtaCTTTATCGTGTAATTAATAACCCACAGGACATTTATATTTCGCACTCCGACATTCGACGCTATTTCTAACTGGTGCGGCAAGTGGCTTATGAAACTAAATACTTCTAAATGTACGGTCATGAGAGTAATGCATCACAATAAAGCTAATGAAAACTTTGCTTATACCCTTAACTGCTTTAACCCCCGTTACTAGTTACCGCTATCTTGGCATAGATGTAAGTCACAACCTCTCATGGAATATGCATGTTGAACATGTAATTAATAACGCTAATCACATGCTTGGATTTCTACGCCGAAATTTTTCATCCATTCCCTCTGATTTAAAGATTAAATTGTACACAGCTCTAGTTAgatcaaaattagaatatgcttgcTCTATTTGGGATCCATCTAGCTCCGCATTAATCACTGCCCTTGAATCCGTTCAGAACCGCGCTGCCCAATATGTGCTCTCTAATTACTCTCGCTGCGCCAGCATTTCTTCAATGAAGCTAATTTAGGTCTACCGACACTTATGTCACGCTACAAGTGCTTCTGCTTAAACCTCTTTCACAAAATTTTTTACACTAACGCAACACTCAAAAATGATCTTTTCCTCCCCCCAGATTACGTGTCCTCACGAATCGATCATAAACTCAAGGTTAAAATTCCGTTACGCTGCACTAACACTTGCTATGCCTCTTTTCTGCCACAAACAAGcagtgactggaaccaccttcccgcctccatcgctGCAACTGAAGACCCTGCCGCTTTCAAAGTTTCAATTAACAATTTATTGTTCGAACATTCCTatctgtaatgccctcgggccctgagagtaagaaaataaataaataaataaataaataaataaataaataaataaataaataaataaataaatagatcaTTCAAGATAATGTTGACAGAATATATGGTTG
This Dermacentor silvarum isolate Dsil-2018 chromosome 6, BIME_Dsil_1.4, whole genome shotgun sequence DNA region includes the following protein-coding sequences:
- the LOC119455993 gene encoding T-complex protein 1 subunit eta, coding for MMQAPIILLKEGTENSQGKPQVISNINACQAIADAVRTTLGPRGMDKLIVDSSGKTTISNDGATIMKQLDIVHPAARTLTDIAKSQDSEVGDGTTTVVLLASEFLKQCKPYVEESIHPQVIIRSLRKALELAVAKIREIAVTVQKGKEQRELLERCAMTTLGSKLIAGQKEFFARMVVDAVMQLDELLPLNMIGIKKVQGGALEDSMLVSGVAFKKTFSYAGFEMQPKKYENPKIALLNVELELKAERDNAEVRVQSVQEYQNVVDAEWEVLYEKLRKIHESGARVVLSKLPIGDVATQFFADRDMFCAGRVTDEDLRRTAKACGGAILSTVFDLQESNLGSCALLEEIQIGGERYNLFTGCPQTRTVTIILRGGAEQFIDETERSLHDAIMIVRRALKNDSVVAGGGAIEMELSKHLRDYSRSVAGKEQLLVAAVAKALEVIPRQLCDNAGIDATTLLNKLRQRHAAGEIWAGVDILQGDVADNLKACVWEPAVVKINALVAATDAACLVLSVDETIKAPKSGGDDDGGRGRPF